From Gimesia panareensis, the proteins below share one genomic window:
- a CDS encoding BlaI/MecI/CopY family transcriptional regulator, producing MARHRQATPTEVEMEILQVLWENQQSTVREVVDVLNQSRPRAYTSILSMLNVMYDKGLVEREMRGRAHVYRARKSRESTLGGVIKDLLGRAFQGSTSSLITQILEQSKPSAAELEEIRKTIEDWQDEETAE from the coding sequence ATGGCTCGACATCGGCAGGCAACCCCCACTGAAGTAGAAATGGAAATACTGCAGGTTCTCTGGGAGAACCAGCAGTCAACCGTACGTGAAGTCGTGGATGTGCTCAATCAGAGTCGGCCGCGGGCTTACACGTCGATCCTCAGCATGCTCAACGTGATGTATGATAAGGGACTGGTTGAGCGGGAGATGCGGGGACGGGCGCACGTGTATCGTGCCCGGAAATCCCGTGAGAGTACGCTGGGCGGCGTGATCAAGGATCTGCTGGGACGGGCCTTTCAGGGCTCCACGAGTTCCCTGATCACCCAGATTCTGGAGCAGTCGAAGCCCAGCGCAGCCGAGCTGGAGGAGATTCGCAAGACAATCGAGGACTGGCAGGACGAGGAGACAGCAGAATGA
- a CDS encoding M56 family metallopeptidase, with product MNALLSSPVANALALTLTHFLWQGLLIAACYWILHEVLHMHSRSAQVRYTTALGALLLLAVCPLVTVLAIYNPQSTVMESAPLQVVKTSQSQTETATVATVRSSEVAATAGGAGASMGSVLSDSRPYILLLWLAGVMLSGTRLLAGFTNIIWLRWGRKELLTGELAGRSRQIARNLKLKTARVFTSRHIREAAVVGFWQPVVLLPASWITALPTDVLEAVIAHELAHIRRHDVWINLLQRIVETLLFYHPVVWWLSNRVRLEREMCCDELAIEATHNRRSYVVALEQVGRLQFHGNLNLATSFTGDRKMTLLRRVRNVLQMNGKPEREPAWVVGLVAVLLPLLVLAINSVPGTENSVMAQEREGGRSAEAEAGPRRSAEAEAGPRRSAEGRQAGQVQEALKKFRPQTPREAALFQMILQLQKQVDELRREVRSPNGTMRDGRGEEGFRGKEGDAAVSAEEFELPANWKRTKEGRVFMAYDKNGDEIVSLEEWLAMTNGLSSPARRRISTKHFNDAEPSGDGKFTPAEFIWYRKGGRVQAKGRDQQARARDGEGEGARRGPRDGEGERKGPRDGEGAPKRGPRDGEGVKRGPRDGEGAEKRGPRDGERAKEGPRDGDAPREGE from the coding sequence ATGAATGCACTTCTTTCATCTCCGGTGGCGAATGCACTGGCTTTGACGCTGACTCATTTTCTCTGGCAGGGCCTGTTGATTGCGGCTTGCTACTGGATCCTGCATGAGGTCCTGCACATGCACAGCCGCTCTGCGCAGGTCCGCTATACGACAGCCCTGGGGGCATTGCTGTTGCTGGCAGTCTGTCCGCTGGTGACGGTGCTGGCGATTTACAATCCTCAGTCCACCGTCATGGAATCGGCTCCGCTGCAAGTGGTAAAGACTTCTCAATCACAGACAGAAACTGCGACCGTCGCGACGGTCCGCTCTTCTGAGGTGGCTGCTACCGCGGGCGGAGCGGGGGCCAGTATGGGGTCTGTGCTGAGTGATTCCCGGCCTTATATTCTATTGCTCTGGCTGGCGGGAGTGATGCTTTCGGGGACCCGTCTGCTGGCGGGATTCACGAATATCATCTGGTTACGCTGGGGACGCAAGGAGCTGCTGACCGGCGAACTGGCAGGACGCTCGCGTCAGATCGCCCGCAATTTGAAATTAAAGACCGCTCGTGTGTTTACTTCGAGGCATATTCGAGAGGCGGCTGTGGTTGGTTTCTGGCAACCGGTTGTCCTGTTACCGGCTTCGTGGATCACCGCGCTGCCGACGGATGTTCTGGAAGCGGTGATTGCCCACGAGCTGGCGCATATTCGACGGCATGATGTCTGGATTAATCTTCTGCAGCGGATTGTCGAAACGCTGCTGTTTTACCACCCGGTTGTCTGGTGGCTTTCGAATCGAGTACGGCTGGAACGGGAAATGTGCTGTGACGAACTGGCGATTGAGGCCACGCACAATCGTCGTTCGTATGTGGTGGCACTGGAGCAGGTCGGACGGCTGCAGTTCCATGGGAATCTGAACCTCGCGACTTCTTTTACCGGAGACAGAAAGATGACACTGCTACGTCGAGTCAGAAACGTGTTACAAATGAATGGCAAACCGGAGCGGGAGCCGGCCTGGGTGGTCGGACTGGTGGCCGTATTGCTGCCCTTACTGGTGCTTGCAATCAATTCGGTTCCCGGCACGGAAAACAGTGTGATGGCTCAGGAACGTGAAGGGGGCCGCTCGGCGGAAGCAGAAGCCGGGCCACGACGTTCAGCGGAAGCAGAGGCGGGGCCGCGACGCTCGGCAGAGGGACGACAAGCGGGCCAGGTGCAGGAGGCTTTAAAGAAATTCCGGCCGCAGACACCACGGGAAGCCGCCCTGTTTCAGATGATTCTGCAACTGCAGAAGCAGGTCGACGAACTGCGTCGGGAAGTCCGGTCTCCGAATGGAACAATGCGGGACGGACGAGGAGAAGAGGGCTTTCGTGGTAAAGAGGGAGACGCTGCGGTCAGTGCAGAGGAGTTTGAACTGCCGGCCAACTGGAAGCGGACGAAAGAGGGGCGCGTCTTCATGGCCTACGACAAGAATGGCGATGAGATTGTCTCACTCGAAGAATGGCTGGCGATGACCAATGGACTGAGCAGTCCGGCCCGACGCAGAATCAGTACGAAGCACTTCAACGATGCCGAGCCGAGCGGCGATGGAAAATTCACGCCAGCCGAATTCATCTGGTATCGCAAAGGGGGACGGGTTCAGGCCAAGGGACGGGATCAACAGGCTCGTGCCCGCGATGGCGAGGGCGAAGGTGCACGCCGCGGTCCCCGTGATGGCGAAGGTGAACGCAAAGGCCCACGCGATGGCGAAGGGGCACCGAAAAGAGGGCCTCGCGACGGGGAAGGCGTGAAACGTGGTCCCCGGGATGGTGAAGGGGCAGAGAAACGCGGCCCGCGTGATGGCGAGCGAGCCAAAGAAGGCCCTCGTGACGGGGATGCTCCCCGCGAGGGAGAATAG
- a CDS encoding bile acid:sodium symporter family protein produces MKYLSRLSHLVHARFIWLLLGSYVVAAFFPELGLSIRSLSWGSISLPMIMLGFLLFNAGLGVELSALRKLKQDPLPLAWGLSANLFIPICYIACVMLTMQLWHNPDEVQHILVGLALVASMPIAGSSTAWSQNSNGNMAISLGMVLFSTFHSPLATPLALHTVGFMTTGDYSEDLHELAGSQTGWFLLIAVILPSALGILCHQLMGKERVKARRANLKLFNSAILLLLNYSNASVSLPQAIANPDFDFLAVTLVITSLLCIIAFFTGWVISRLKHTDKADQIALMFGLGMNNNGTGLVLASMALADHPGVLLPIIFYNLVQHLIAGTVDHLMFCGPGNDGSAKESETGSPSRFFQQAPQKGAG; encoded by the coding sequence ATGAAATATTTATCCAGACTCTCTCACCTGGTCCATGCCCGTTTTATCTGGCTCTTGCTTGGCTCCTACGTTGTGGCTGCGTTTTTTCCGGAGCTGGGACTCTCCATTCGTTCCCTATCCTGGGGATCGATCAGTTTGCCGATGATCATGCTCGGTTTTTTGCTGTTTAACGCCGGGCTGGGTGTCGAACTTTCCGCACTCAGAAAATTAAAACAGGATCCACTTCCCCTGGCGTGGGGCTTATCGGCGAATCTGTTCATTCCCATTTGTTATATCGCCTGCGTCATGCTCACCATGCAGTTGTGGCATAACCCGGATGAAGTTCAACATATCCTGGTAGGACTGGCTTTAGTTGCCTCGATGCCGATCGCCGGTTCGTCCACTGCCTGGTCGCAGAATTCAAATGGAAATATGGCGATCAGCCTGGGGATGGTACTCTTTTCAACCTTCCACAGTCCGCTTGCCACTCCTTTGGCACTGCATACGGTCGGCTTTATGACCACCGGTGATTACTCCGAAGACTTACATGAGCTGGCTGGTTCGCAAACCGGCTGGTTCCTGCTGATCGCGGTCATCCTGCCTTCCGCGTTGGGGATTCTCTGCCATCAGCTCATGGGTAAGGAGCGGGTCAAAGCCAGGAGAGCCAACCTGAAACTGTTCAATTCAGCCATCCTGCTGCTGCTGAACTACTCGAATGCCTCGGTTTCTTTACCGCAGGCGATCGCGAATCCCGACTTTGACTTTCTGGCAGTGACGCTGGTGATCACCTCCCTGTTATGCATCATTGCCTTTTTCACAGGCTGGGTCATCTCCCGCCTGAAGCACACCGACAAAGCTGATCAGATCGCCCTGATGTTCGGCTTGGGCATGAATAACAATGGCACGGGTCTGGTACTGGCCTCCATGGCACTAGCCGACCATCCCGGCGTATTGCTGCCCATCATTTTTTACAACCTCGTCCAGCATCTGATCGCGGGAACGGTCGACCATCTGATGTTCTGCGGCCCCGGAAATGACGGCTCGGCGAAAGAGTCGGAAACCGGAAGTCCATCCAGGTTCTTCCAACAGGCACCACAAAAAGGAGCCGGGTAA
- a CDS encoding DUF1592 domain-containing protein, translating into MHLTDRYPSTRKLIACLCLIGFTIVCGPASLSAAEPYEAFLTKHCVRCHGPQKIERDLRIDQLSRNFNTGADVHLWAEIVERINSGEMPPADEPQPTTDEIEAVVQQLDSRIREGRAARMAARPPVAHYRLSRQEYQNTVYDLLGVRYDPAKPGELNADTLWHGFERIGSQLSLSPSHVERYYRAAETVLSRAFPAKPVAARTVRKTAADLRYNGGKQQQEYLDHFGIKRPLRDLIFPGRLQQAFRPHWFSPGGPELSGLYRARMQVSGIRPPGGQIPHLRIGKRLAENSNEGLVELDILAPEDKPQIIEFEVFLEMPVSLDFKVVATNIIDRQKGGHYRNALASPLYIFTHSSETQLLNPTAPKMFDENGNGIFSFVLLDWIEWEGPLESEAERARRQDLLPPDDASLADVTAHLQHFAELAWRRPVADGELKHYLQAYQAERAAGENVLSAYQVALLGVLTSRNFTYLVEGDTQPRARLTDWELASRLSYFLWSSMPDQRLFTAARKGELTGEGLTAQVDRMLSDDRINRFIDDFPRQWLQLHRLGMFPPDIKLYPDYDVWLEASMHAEAVQYFREVFMKNLALDEFIKSDWTMANPRLCEFYGLPEPKTSGFQRVSLQPEDHRGGLLTMGAVLGLTSDGTRHRPVHRGVWLSEAIFGKTPPPPPANVDPIEPNPPDSPKATIRQKLAAHAANANCAACHRNIDPLGLAFDQFNAIGQWRTHERVEKGTGGDPLVDPSGKLPDGRQFANAEEFKQLLLDDRDRFLQAFVEHLCTYGLRRVLTVDDREDIQKIVKQAKQKHYRLKDIVRAVALSDIMQKR; encoded by the coding sequence ATGCATCTGACAGACCGTTATCCCTCAACTCGTAAACTCATCGCCTGTCTGTGCCTGATTGGTTTCACTATCGTTTGCGGGCCCGCGTCCCTTTCCGCTGCCGAACCCTATGAAGCGTTTCTGACGAAGCATTGTGTCCGTTGCCACGGGCCTCAGAAGATTGAACGTGACCTGCGGATCGATCAGCTGTCGCGCAATTTCAACACGGGCGCCGACGTGCATCTCTGGGCGGAAATCGTGGAACGAATTAACTCCGGAGAGATGCCCCCTGCAGACGAACCACAGCCGACAACAGACGAAATCGAGGCGGTCGTGCAACAGCTCGATTCTCGCATCCGCGAAGGACGGGCCGCTCGCATGGCCGCGCGTCCCCCGGTGGCCCACTATCGACTCAGCCGCCAGGAATACCAGAACACGGTTTATGATCTGCTGGGCGTCCGCTACGATCCGGCCAAGCCGGGCGAATTAAATGCGGATACCCTCTGGCATGGCTTCGAACGCATTGGCTCGCAGCTCTCGCTGTCTCCCTCCCACGTGGAACGTTACTATCGGGCCGCGGAAACCGTGCTCTCCCGCGCCTTTCCCGCCAAACCGGTCGCAGCACGCACGGTTCGCAAGACGGCAGCCGATCTCCGTTATAACGGCGGCAAGCAGCAGCAGGAGTATCTGGATCATTTCGGCATCAAGCGTCCGTTGCGCGATCTGATTTTTCCCGGACGACTGCAGCAGGCGTTCCGCCCCCACTGGTTCTCACCAGGCGGGCCCGAATTGAGCGGACTCTATCGGGCACGCATGCAGGTCAGCGGAATTCGCCCCCCGGGTGGACAGATCCCGCATCTGCGCATCGGGAAGCGGCTCGCCGAAAACAGCAACGAGGGACTGGTGGAACTCGACATCCTCGCTCCGGAAGACAAACCGCAGATCATCGAATTCGAAGTCTTTCTGGAGATGCCGGTCAGCCTCGATTTCAAGGTCGTTGCCACGAACATCATCGATCGCCAGAAAGGCGGACATTATCGCAATGCCCTCGCCAGTCCGTTGTATATCTTCACTCACTCCAGCGAAACGCAACTGCTCAATCCGACGGCTCCCAAGATGTTTGACGAAAACGGCAACGGCATCTTTTCCTTCGTGCTGCTGGACTGGATCGAATGGGAAGGACCGCTCGAAAGCGAAGCCGAACGCGCCCGACGCCAGGACCTGCTCCCCCCGGACGATGCGAGCCTCGCAGACGTGACAGCCCATCTGCAGCATTTCGCGGAACTCGCCTGGCGTCGCCCGGTGGCCGACGGTGAACTGAAGCACTACCTGCAGGCCTATCAGGCCGAACGGGCTGCCGGCGAGAATGTGCTCTCAGCTTACCAGGTCGCTCTGCTCGGTGTGCTGACTTCACGAAACTTTACCTATCTCGTCGAGGGCGACACCCAACCGCGGGCGCGTCTCACGGACTGGGAACTGGCCTCCCGGCTCTCCTATTTCCTCTGGAGTTCAATGCCCGACCAACGACTCTTTACCGCTGCCCGCAAAGGAGAATTGACCGGCGAAGGTCTTACCGCCCAGGTGGATCGCATGCTCAGCGACGACAGGATCAATCGTTTCATCGACGACTTCCCGCGCCAGTGGCTGCAGTTGCATCGGCTCGGCATGTTCCCCCCCGACATCAAGCTCTACCCCGACTACGATGTCTGGCTGGAGGCGAGTATGCACGCAGAAGCCGTGCAATACTTCCGCGAAGTCTTCATGAAGAACCTGGCCCTTGATGAGTTCATCAAGTCGGACTGGACCATGGCCAATCCCCGGCTCTGCGAATTCTATGGTCTGCCGGAACCGAAAACGAGCGGATTCCAGCGAGTGTCCCTGCAGCCCGAAGATCATCGCGGCGGCCTGCTGACCATGGGCGCGGTTCTGGGCCTCACATCAGACGGCACACGACATCGCCCGGTGCACCGGGGAGTCTGGCTCAGCGAAGCCATCTTCGGTAAGACGCCCCCACCGCCGCCGGCCAACGTCGATCCGATTGAACCCAATCCCCCCGACAGCCCCAAAGCCACCATCCGCCAGAAACTGGCCGCGCATGCCGCCAACGCGAACTGTGCCGCCTGTCACCGTAATATCGACCCGCTCGGCCTGGCATTCGATCAGTTCAACGCCATCGGACAGTGGCGCACGCATGAAAGGGTCGAAAAAGGGACCGGCGGCGACCCGCTGGTCGATCCCAGCGGCAAGCTGCCCGACGGGCGTCAATTCGCGAATGCTGAGGAATTCAAACAGCTGCTGCTCGACGACCGCGACCGTTTTCTGCAGGCGTTCGTCGAACACCTTTGCACATACGGCCTGCGGCGTGTCCTCACGGTGGATGACCGGGAAGACATACAGAAAATCGTGAAACAGGCAAAACAGAAGCACTATCGCCTGAAAGACATCGTGCGTGCCGTCGCTCTATCCGATATAATGCAAAAGCGTTGA
- a CDS encoding glycerophosphodiester phosphodiesterase family protein, with amino-acid sequence MRRHVCFVLAICLSTLQSALVSGSPAETVQQVQQIIAHRGASSDRPENTLAAFRQAIKLKATAVEIDVRTSKDGELFLLHDAKLDRTTNGKGPASELTMSQLKQLDAGAWFKEEYRGEQIPTLAEALEVCRGKIDVLLDLKEQGSAYAEAVAKTVREHGDPQHTIVGVRSVEQAQLFRKLLPQSPQLGFIPGPQEIDAFAKAGVETIRLWPRWLVDESLVPKVHRLGVKLHLNGSTGKPEEIIPLLQHKPDWLLVDDVATLMATLKEHQQNGKISAKLDQLIDKTGGPALVPGISRPNAVSFLNRDYKMLELPQELQGQPRYLFDGGSGNRVEITFKKPAVVFAAFEYNNTGAWSFPQGRSPEDHGWQLLSKDVYRGSSNDRLKDKPHFASIYFCEFNAGQTLSGLPPWWLCLAITDLKSAKQIPGFKAGTSGPVKTQPTFSYEAEATRPRPLQVPEFKNSQQWSQWQAEQRRVFQQQLVFPYRGKIEIAPVGEDVDRGTFRQREFAVTNDGQRIFRFFRLTPRSAPHKNTLPTIVCFMGHGKVNQILEDRNSYQHACAARFAEQGYLVYAMENVGMEPGGDRHHELDHLLRLDGYSWYGLLFAHQQILLQHVFADQSVNTKKVGVTGVSTGGLLALSAAAFEPRVAATSVQGIFGSMRVSFIRDRHRHCHCGAIPGLLPQFDLPEMALLVTPRPLHISNAVADGFSPAEAKRCIKLIAPLYEQAGGETPEFSAPPGRHEYAFDEALKFFTKTIGKPE; translated from the coding sequence ATGCGACGTCATGTTTGTTTTGTTTTAGCGATCTGTCTGTCCACGCTGCAGTCCGCATTGGTTTCAGGTTCCCCGGCAGAAACTGTCCAGCAGGTTCAACAGATCATCGCTCATCGAGGAGCCAGCAGTGACAGGCCCGAGAACACCCTGGCCGCGTTCAGACAGGCGATCAAACTGAAAGCGACTGCCGTCGAAATTGATGTGCGCACCAGTAAAGATGGCGAACTCTTTCTGCTGCACGATGCGAAACTGGATCGGACCACAAACGGAAAAGGACCTGCATCAGAACTGACCATGTCTCAATTAAAACAGCTCGATGCGGGTGCCTGGTTTAAAGAGGAATACCGTGGCGAACAGATTCCGACACTCGCTGAAGCGCTCGAAGTCTGTCGGGGAAAAATTGACGTCCTGCTGGACCTCAAGGAACAGGGCTCCGCTTATGCAGAAGCAGTCGCGAAGACGGTCCGAGAGCATGGTGACCCACAGCATACGATCGTCGGTGTCAGGAGTGTGGAACAGGCGCAACTGTTTCGTAAGCTACTGCCCCAGTCACCACAACTGGGCTTCATTCCCGGTCCGCAGGAGATCGATGCCTTCGCGAAAGCGGGCGTGGAAACGATCCGCCTCTGGCCCCGCTGGCTCGTCGATGAATCACTCGTGCCGAAAGTTCACCGCCTGGGTGTCAAACTGCATCTGAACGGCTCCACGGGAAAACCCGAAGAAATCATACCGTTGCTGCAGCACAAACCCGACTGGCTGCTGGTAGACGACGTCGCAACGCTGATGGCAACGTTAAAGGAACATCAGCAGAACGGGAAGATCTCTGCGAAACTGGATCAACTGATTGACAAGACCGGCGGTCCGGCGCTGGTTCCGGGAATCAGTCGCCCCAATGCGGTCTCGTTTCTGAATCGTGATTACAAGATGCTCGAATTGCCTCAGGAACTACAGGGGCAGCCCCGCTATCTGTTTGACGGCGGTAGCGGGAATCGTGTCGAGATCACGTTCAAAAAGCCCGCGGTGGTCTTTGCGGCTTTCGAATATAACAATACGGGCGCCTGGTCCTTTCCCCAGGGACGCTCCCCCGAAGATCATGGCTGGCAACTGCTCAGCAAAGATGTGTATCGTGGTTCGAGCAATGACAGGCTGAAAGACAAGCCGCACTTTGCTTCCATCTATTTTTGTGAATTCAATGCCGGGCAGACACTCTCTGGACTCCCTCCCTGGTGGTTGTGCCTGGCGATCACGGATCTGAAATCAGCCAAACAGATTCCCGGTTTCAAAGCGGGAACTTCGGGGCCCGTTAAAACCCAGCCCACTTTCTCGTACGAAGCAGAAGCCACACGCCCCCGACCGCTGCAGGTTCCTGAATTCAAAAATTCACAGCAATGGAGCCAATGGCAGGCGGAACAACGGCGCGTATTTCAACAGCAGCTCGTCTTTCCTTATCGGGGAAAGATTGAGATTGCGCCAGTGGGCGAAGACGTGGATCGGGGAACGTTCCGACAACGTGAATTTGCCGTGACGAACGATGGCCAGCGCATCTTTCGTTTCTTTCGCCTGACTCCCCGGTCGGCTCCCCACAAAAATACTTTGCCGACCATTGTCTGCTTCATGGGCCATGGCAAAGTCAATCAAATCCTCGAAGATCGCAACAGCTATCAGCATGCGTGTGCCGCCCGCTTCGCTGAGCAGGGATATCTGGTCTATGCGATGGAAAACGTCGGCATGGAACCGGGCGGCGACCGGCATCATGAGCTGGATCATCTGTTACGCCTGGATGGTTACAGCTGGTACGGTCTGCTGTTTGCCCATCAGCAAATCCTGCTGCAGCACGTTTTTGCCGATCAAAGTGTGAATACAAAAAAAGTTGGTGTCACAGGTGTTTCGACAGGGGGATTGCTCGCCCTTTCCGCGGCTGCCTTTGAACCGCGCGTCGCCGCCACTTCGGTACAGGGAATTTTCGGGAGCATGCGTGTTTCCTTCATTCGCGACCGTCATCGACATTGTCATTGTGGTGCCATCCCCGGTCTGCTGCCTCAGTTTGACCTGCCCGAGATGGCACTGCTGGTCACACCCCGCCCCCTGCATATCTCGAATGCCGTTGCTGACGGTTTCAGTCCTGCCGAAGCCAAACGCTGCATCAAACTCATCGCCCCCCTTTACGAACAGGCGGGGGGAGAGACTCCCGAGTTCAGTGCCCCCCCCGGCCGACACGAGTATGCCTTTGATGAAGCTTTGAAGTTTTTCACGAAGACCATCGGCAAACCAGAGTAG